One window from the genome of Halodesulfovibrio sp. MK-HDV encodes:
- a CDS encoding TraR/DksA C4-type zinc finger protein → MDQFDRASEIEQRIIQSAIAEAQAARGCGESLTHCDECGEAIPEARREAVVGCRLCIECQTEQEAAYG, encoded by the coding sequence GTGGACCAGTTTGATAGAGCGTCTGAGATTGAACAGCGGATTATTCAATCTGCCATTGCAGAGGCACAGGCTGCACGTGGCTGCGGGGAAAGCTTAACGCATTGTGACGAGTGCGGGGAGGCTATTCCGGAAGCTAGGCGTGAGGCAGTTGTGGGTTGCAGGCTGTGTATTGAATGCCAAACAGAACAGGAGGCAGCGTATGGGTAG
- a CDS encoding structural protein: MGRAPRGIRNNNPGNIRHGADWKGLAEDQLDDDFCTFVDPQHGVRAMGRTLLTYERKHGINTVEGIVNRWAPPVENDTDSYVEHVAQRVGVDVDEVIRVADHLEDLVAVIIVHENGVNPYDPEVIMEGCQLARV; encoded by the coding sequence ATGGGTAGAGCACCACGTGGGATTCGTAATAACAACCCGGGAAACATTCGGCACGGTGCTGACTGGAAGGGCTTGGCGGAAGATCAATTGGACGACGATTTTTGTACGTTTGTAGATCCGCAGCATGGCGTTCGCGCTATGGGCAGAACTTTGCTTACGTATGAGCGCAAGCATGGGATTAATACGGTTGAAGGGATTGTTAACCGCTGGGCACCGCCGGTGGAAAACGACACAGATTCGTATGTGGAGCATGTGGCGCAGCGTGTGGGTGTTGACGTGGATGAAGTTATTCGCGTTGCTGACCATTTGGAAGACTTGGTTGCAGTGATCATTGTGCATGAAAATGGCGTTAATCCGTATGATCCGGAAGTGATTATGGAAGGCTGCCAGCTGGCGCGGGTGTAG
- a CDS encoding putative phage tail assembly chaperone, giving the protein MDKTISLTVNGTDLAFDVTLDAFNTYANEMQPTDKINPCHNFLMRTVKTECKDALRDQLEQPGVAIELAAAVLSSYKPKVTITLGK; this is encoded by the coding sequence GTGGATAAAACTATTTCTCTTACTGTTAATGGAACTGACCTTGCCTTTGATGTGACGCTGGATGCGTTTAACACCTACGCAAACGAGATGCAGCCAACGGACAAGATTAACCCGTGTCACAATTTTCTCATGCGTACGGTGAAGACTGAATGCAAAGACGCGCTTCGGGATCAGCTTGAACAGCCAGGCGTTGCCATTGAGTTGGCCGCAGCAGTTCTTAGCAGCTACAAGCCGAAGGTTACGATTACGTTGGGAAAGTAG
- a CDS encoding holin family protein codes for MLGDLINLGDTLIKRIFPDPAQQAKATSELRQMEQNGELAQLNARYSAIVAEAQSKDKWTSRARPMFLYVMYGVILLVVLGSIVGVWWPVQMKQAAANLKLMFEAIPEPLWVLFGSGYLGYSASRSYDKKQQVKAGL; via the coding sequence ATGCTTGGAGATTTAATCAACCTTGGCGATACGCTGATTAAACGCATTTTTCCTGACCCTGCACAACAGGCGAAGGCAACAAGCGAACTGCGGCAGATGGAGCAGAATGGCGAGCTTGCGCAGCTTAACGCGCGGTATTCTGCAATTGTTGCTGAGGCACAGAGCAAGGATAAGTGGACAAGCAGAGCGCGGCCTATGTTTTTGTATGTGATGTACGGGGTAATATTGCTTGTGGTGCTTGGGAGCATTGTGGGCGTTTGGTGGCCGGTACAGATGAAACAGGCGGCGGCTAATTTGAAGCTTATGTTTGAGGCAATTCCGGAACCGTTGTGGGTGTTGTTTGGCTCCGGCTACCTTGGATACTCTGCCTCCCGTTCGTACGATAAAAAGCAGCAGGTAAAAGCAGGGCTGTAG
- a CDS encoding phage protein → MQRLSGKNIDVTVGDMRVRVAKATLDITDNTAVASDGGVPNGHVDGDVSASGELELDIANFKLIKEAAKAAGSYRGLKPFDLLFYGKTADGEEDKVEAFGCKLKLSSILDVDSKGGEKLLRKVSFDVTSPNFVRIGGVPYLRKDETEGLL, encoded by the coding sequence ATGCAAAGACTAAGCGGAAAAAATATTGATGTAACGGTTGGCGATATGCGCGTGCGTGTTGCTAAGGCCACGCTGGACATTACGGACAACACGGCTGTTGCTTCTGACGGCGGCGTACCGAACGGGCATGTGGACGGTGATGTTTCTGCCAGTGGTGAGCTTGAGTTGGACATTGCTAACTTTAAGCTGATTAAGGAAGCGGCTAAGGCTGCGGGTTCGTATCGCGGTTTAAAGCCTTTTGACTTGTTGTTTTACGGCAAAACTGCTGATGGCGAAGAAGACAAGGTGGAGGCGTTTGGCTGTAAACTTAAACTGAGCTCTATTTTAGATGTGGACTCTAAGGGCGGCGAAAAGCTGCTGCGTAAGGTGAGCTTTGACGTTACTTCGCCTAACTTTGTGCGCATTGGCGGTGTTCCTTATTTGCGTAAGGACGAGACAGAGGGGCTGCTGTAG